The nucleotide window TGCAGCTAATGGAGTTAAGGAGGGAGATAATTCTCAGTTACTTTCTCTGCAGGAGAGAGAAGCAGTCTCAGggaaaaattctcaataaaaacaTACCAACTCTGCTGTGTAAATTCTCCTGTTGACTTGATCCTGTTTAATATTCAATGTATATAAACTTgtaggagagttttttttttttttttcccctcagagaaCAGGACCTGAAAGGAGACCCAATATATTCATTACAGGCATGACATGGGGATGTGGATGAGCTAGAAAGCATGGTTTTCACTCACGAAGTTGAATATCATCATCCGAAGGTCCTCATTTCTTGAGACTGGGCTTCGTGCTTCAGAATTCTTCTctggagtgtttttttttctttattttgaccaATAACCTAGGAAATTTGCTGATCTTACATGTGAAAAATATGGTTTTCTGGAGGAATAACTGATATTTTGAAGGACAAAGGTAGAGTCAAAAATACCTCAATAGAtaataatttcatattaaaattttatatatatatattcatgtgtttTTGTATAGCAACCATAATTTAGAAGTTAATGGTaacatatttctatataaataagattatatttgttaaatatgttaatatacataacaaatagaaatacatatttacaaattatttGATGACAGGTATAGGTTAAAGACCATAAAATACTAAATTTCACTATTAAGGTCTGGACTTCacattttattagaaatattccaattatataatatttataaaaggcAATCAGAAAAAATAGAAGCTTCAACAGATGCTTAAAatacagagatgagaaaacaTAACACaaagttgctttaaaaaataaaagtacatggCAAGGGGGAGTGGGACGGAGGCTCTagaggaagggatatatgtatatatacagtccataaaattctccaagccagcatactggagtgggtagtctattccttctgcagcagatctttccgacccaggaattgaactgaggtctcctgcactgcaggtcaattctttactaactgagctatcagggaagcccatgtacacatatagctgatacACACTGAGGCACagtagaagccaacacaacatggTAGAACAActataccacaataaaaaagtacAGTAATATTAACACTGtgtcctttttttgttttcacaaacttcgattatttgtctttttgccaGTTACTTTACTCTAAATACTTAGGATCCCAAAACACAGTGGCAAAAAGTACACAGCTTTTATACATCATAAATTGAGTTATGAAGATCTAAGTATTCATGTATCAACCACCTTTGGTAAAAGGCAAGCCACAGCCAAATGGCAGGCAGGTCTCCTAGCAGGTAACTTGGTATAGTAAAAATAATACGGTCTTTAGATAACGTGGCTGTGATACAATTTCAACCCTGCCACTAATTCTATGTGACTTGACCATAAAGTGTCCAAGGCTGTGAGCCTCTTTCCTCATCTCAAAAATGAGATGAGCTTTACCTTGCAAAACTTCTGTGAGAATTAAGTACATCATTAAATCCCAACATTGTATAAAATGTACAATGTTTCTGGCCtaattcttttaatgtttctgtGCTCTACAAatgcaattttcttcttttttaataaagtacAAAGATTAAGTGAGATGTGCCAAAAATAAAGTcctttttgctttgtgtttatgAGGATAATAACTATTATAAGGATAATAACTAGTCTTGAACGGATACCATAAGAAGGACTACATGATGGCCctgataaaatatgtaattttatccTTAATCTTTTTCCCCCTTAGATGTGTATTATTTTACCATAGCTATTATCACTACATTCTAACAAAGTACAAATAATTTGGCAGCCTGTAAAATCCCATTTCCAAGCCATCTTTCTAAAAAAGCGTTTTAGAAAAGGTTGGAAGGGCCATAAACTTACATTCAACCTCTGTACTTTTCTACCATCGTGTGTTTCCATAAATAACCTTTAATCAGTACTTTATGGATCCTTACCAGAAAGTCATTTCTTCCTGATCTCAGCAATCCATCTCTAATACAATAGGAGACCTCATCTGAGGGCTTGAGTACACTAGAAAACCAGAACCCAGAAACCTGGCAGTGATAATAGAAAAGACAGTGTACTTTAAGCACCATGTCAATTTATCAGCATCCAAGAGAAGGTAAtttgaaagttttcattttgCTCATGGCCACTGAGGTCAGCATTAAACATTTCATAGAACTGCCCCAAAGTAGCCTCCTCTAACAACTTTTCATAAATCTGTCAGGTTCAATGTGTTCAAAATAAGAACTGTGCATTCTATGTCTCTACTCAGTGTTATTGAAAAACATCTTTTGAAAGTGCATTGgtggttttaaaaatacacagagaaaaaaattgaaacatacattttctaagcaaaatgatattaaagagtttgtcttttttaaaattgaagtatagctattatacagagtgaagtaagccagaaggaaaaacataaatacagtatactaacgcatatatatggaatttagaaagatggtaacaataacccggtgtacgagacagcaaaagagacactgatgtatagaacagtcttatggactctgtgggagagggagagggtgggaagatttgggagaatgacattgaaacatgtagaatatcatgtaagaaacgagttgccagtccaggttcgatgcatgatactggatgcttggggctagtgcactgggacgacccagagggatggtatggggagggaggagggaggagggttcaggatggggaacacatgtatacctgtggcggattcattttgatatttggcaaaactaatacaattatgtaaagtttaaaaataaaataaaattaaaaaaaataaaaataaacaactttacagacaaaaaaaataaagataaaagtatCAGTTCatttaatctaaaaaaataaataaaattgaagtatagttgatttatattgtttagtttcaggtgtacagcaaagtgattcagttttatatatatatatatttccatttttacataTTCCTGTTCCTTATAAGTGAGttccttatagattattataaaatactgagtatagtccCCCATGATTTTTTGATTCATTACCTGCTatggggaaaaatatatatttggtgtCACCAGACATAGATACCTGGCCAAATAAAGAaggctaaaatatttttaaaggtgcGTTTTAGTTCAGTAGGAGAAAGAAACCTACCACAAACTCAAAAGAAAAGACAGCCCTGTGAAATTAGAAGCTCACTATCAGCAGGAGTTTTCAGGTAGAATTTAAATGCTCATCTATCAGGAatagtataaataaaaattatccatGTGGTGGTGGCATTAGGATATTATTTGAGCTTTAAGTACTGCCAGCAAcaactatataaatattaatctGAGTAAAGGAAGcataaatttagatttaaaaattaggaagatactacttattattttctaatgaatGTCATTGGGCAATCTAAAGATTACAGATCTCAATCTTAACTGTACAAGGGTTAGTGACTATGGTATTTAGATGAAAAGATTTGAGAATCTCTTTATCCTATATGACTTTGTGCATCTCAGGATTTTGTACTCTTTTCCCTCCCCATTTGTCTCTCTTTTCCTAGCATAGTACCTGTAGATGGTTGAGAATTTGGTCATAGGGGGACTGGGACCAGCAAAGCCACTGTCCTCTTGAGGTGTGAGGAAGATCTGTTGATGTCCAGAAAAAGACGACCATCTGAGCTAGAGGCAGATTTATGCTGGTTTGTCCTGGCCCTCCTGAGTCCTTAGTGGCCTCTCTGTTAAGCAAGGGACATTATTCAACTTTGCTATTCTGGAGAACAAATCCTAGAGCTAATTAGTGAGGAGAGTACAGATGGATAAGAATTGTTCAGAAGCACTGTAAAACTAATTGCTGGTGTGTTGTGGCATGTTGTATGGTATGGTTTAGGAAGCCCAGTGAGGAGTAAGGATTGAAGAATTatttagaatgaaaattaaagaacacCTGGGGCAACAACAGGCAGGGCCAAATGcaactataattatatataaactgCTATGGCTTGCTTCAAAACCAACagtttaaatcattttaatttccagTGGCACTGGGACCTCCACAGacaaaactgaaagtgaaattaGAAGTTTTGATTCCCTAGATACAAAAAAGATCCATAAAAAGCTGGCAAAAAAGTAtgcagtaaataaaatatttaattgactAAATTAAGACCATTGTTTGGTAAATGAGACacgtaaaaagaaaaataacagagaagTGAGATTCAAGTAGAAGAAAGAGAtgagctttatttaaaaaaatgcataattCTAGGTTTAGGAGAGactgagtttcagaaaaactCTTGGCAGAAGTCAAAAGCTCAACTTGAGAGTAAATATAAAAGCGGAAGAAATTGCTAACAACTATTTTTTTGCAGGATGTAGTCAAATGTAAATATCCTGGAGACAATGACTGGGGCGCTGTTTGTTCACTATTTCCCCACTGCCTGGCAAATTGTAtaagtcttcaaatattttttaaatcagttaatgcaccacacacacacacacacacacaaagacacataaATACACAAAGGTTCTTCATCAATCATCCACTCCAAACTTTAGGCTTAGGGTAAGCAACGGTCATAAAATGTGTGAGCTTGTCAAAGTGTTCATCAAGCCAAGTcctaatgtatattcagggtaCTCAAATCAATTTAATTCTTTTCATCATGATGACCTGCCGGGAgctggtgaggcattccactcgtgacaaaggtcatgaggaaggaggctcggcatacgcaaaggcaggatcaagcctcaggagtccccctggatattctcgagcatctaccccccaaaaaccagagtctgcctactttattgctttgtgctctcacctctgactttactgggggctgtcccccaccaccatcttgctctctctgtcaaagagttaacttacagctccaattaataaagttcctgggcaactaggagtgtttaaatccaaacccctcagatggctctctaactcacctgacaattttacccagactcctacagctatgcatacaattgtttacagtctcccagcctcgaggcatgggaagcttaagatattcaaatagcttagagcctctcagagagttagaaactgtcagaataaaactagtaaaagatttcactgatgagccaatgcttgttgccaagttttcacatctcctgaattgtatccttgaatgtgtattaattaatatagttggtatgtagaaaaaataagtagtggccttggtgttagtaactttagacccttaaggtaataaattctttcctttgttgtaaacccattacacatccaccctataggaatgcaattttatctttggaagatggcaccaaaccttaaaataattacgcttagagaaaataagtcttacggttgatAAGTCTAtatcaagagtcataaaatgttaataggccttctggccagaagatgatgtaaatcacctaaaccatttgtatacgatagatttgcaggaaagaaaccctggtttttgataaggatcaaagactgctgactttgcatcccctattatcctctatgtgtaacttagggtatataagcccctgttgaaaataaagctacgggcctcgctcaccaaagcttggtctccccatgtcattcttcccctcaatttccagctgagtctccatctggagtgcggatatcctctgtgaccatttatttgcctgggcttctaagaccctctcgagaaggtgtctaaggtggggcaccttctgctattcgagagggctCCTGCAGCCTccatggtcagagctaacctggtgtcacgggttatattgattttctgcgtaaaccaagctactcagcttcttttctccactgaattttcctactgagctatcctcattctattactctttacatctttgatgaataaataaataaatagtcgccgaagccatctctccttcgaataccctggatcagctggggctggaccccggcaatgaCCATCAACATGGATCAAGTTATCATCATATTGTCCTTGAAAACTTTATAACCTCCTAAAAGTTTTTCTCTAGTCATTCCTTCTACTCTGTCTTAACCCATTTTCTTCATTGCAGCcacaataatcattttaaaatacaaacctGATTATGTCACTCCCGTGCATAAAATTTCCAttatcttccttttgtttttaggaTAAAATTGTGAATTCTTAGCATGCCTACACCATGCTCTCATGCAACTCTCTTAGCTGTCCTCAGCACTCTTCATTCCACTCTGTACTGCATCCCATGAATGGACCTCCTTCAGTTCTTCAAATGTAAGATGACTTTGCCTAtctaaatatttatcttaaagtCTACCTTAAATCCACACATGTTCACATatactgttctctctctctttaacaCCACCCCAACATTTTCTCTTGCTTCCCTCAGCTAGTTATCTCCCATTCAACACTCACATAAATGTCTTGTTAAAGGAAACTTTCCTTGATTCCCCTAGACCAGAACAAAACTGATGTTAGTTGCCTTTATAAAAATCCATGTTTCTACTTGATAGCACTTGGTATCCAATGTAGCCATGCATTTGAACATTACCTACTTAAGTCATGTCACCTCAACCAGAATATAAACTCCCTGACACATGGATTTCTTTTTTGCTCACCTCTCATTAGAATCTATCACAACCTGGCACATTTTAGCCACTCCATAAATATTCTTTTGTtgtatgaatatatgaataagCTGTATATCTTCTCCCCATTGACTAGAATTTAATGCAGGGATCCTGGCTGTATAATTGTGTGGTTGTTATTATCTTATAGACACACgccccaggaaacaaactcactcagaaggacagtgtggatagtggagtacagtttattacaccggtgggTCCAAGGCAGAGTTTCCTCTTTAGCCAGGGACCCTGACTGACTTTTGTGAAAATCTTATATAGCTTAAGTGTACTGCACAAGCCCACATtcccaaattccttaaacctagGCTGGAAAGTGTTAAAGGGAGATTTAatcaggttacagccatgattcataatcagaagggTCAGCTGGTTATATATTGTAGCCTACACCAATGGGAGCCATAAAGATTACAAAGGTTATTGACTATATAGGAgattattacattctttttggCGACAGGAAATCTTGGTATGGAATCTGGTGTTGATCAGTCCAGGAGGCCAGACTGGCCATAGGTATGCCATCCCCATGGCTACTAGGCATGTAGTCCAAAGTTCACTGAAAGTGCAAAatggaatttccttctttttcaagatagaGTCAGTTCGGCCTGTTCCTTTCCTCTTCAATTATTGTTGATCATCTGCAATTTGAGAGCCATTGATAGATAACCGATAAAAGCTAAATGCTTAGTTCATATTTCCCAATCTAACACATAAACAATCTTGTTtaacatataagaaatatattacCTTGTCaggaaatgttttttaattagatTCAATGATCCATTATACtacaaaatttaattaaaaaaatacaacttgAAGGTCAAGactttaaaatttactttctgGAAACATCCAACATAATCACAAACATTCTTAAAGATTAAATTTCCCTAGAGATTCTCTTAAGCCTGGGAGAGATTCCTTTGTCATTGaatttttctccattattttacaaaaatatcattaaaacttatctttatatttttaattcagtaCTTTAATTATAACTATTACAAAATAGGAGCTCTGAAACATGACAAGTGAATTCCACACCTTATGGCTTCATTGATAAAGAAGCATTCATTGAACACACATGTTCATAGGACACTGAGAGGTGTTAgagacaaaagtaaataaaggatAGTCTTTAACCATGGGATTAACtactttcattatttaaaaaatatatacttcacCACTTTATCAACAGGTGATGTTGagaaaattacttaatctctctaagTCTAAATTACTCATTTGTGAAATCAGACTAACATTCTGATGATTATGGTGATAATTATATAATTTgaattacatatatgtgtgtgcaaacatgtaaatatatattaacattatataaatattaataaaatattaataatatattatatatatatatatttattgcagttgttttagttgctaaattgtgtcagactcttttacaaccctatgaactgtagcccaccaggctcctgtccatgggatttcccaggcaagaatactggagtgggttgccatttccttctccaagcaatcttcctgatccaggaagtgaacccacatctcctgtatttttACCGCTAAGCCATTAGggaagcatatgtgtgtgtgtgtgtgtgtgtgtgtgtgtgtgtgtgtgtatatatacatatatttaaatgagaCATATATGTCTCACAAAGTCAGGcattcaatatacaaaaattatacaTGTCTGTATAATCCACAATGTTAACTAATGTATGTTTATTAAAAGCTTACTGTGTGGTACTATTTAGTGTATCTTACATGCTTTCTCTCATTCAATCCTTAAAACTTTATGGAGAAGACAATGTCATGATCCCtgttttattatgaaaacaaaGCCCAGAAAGTTTTATCAAAGTGTCTGGGTACACGAAGACAGCAAGTGGAAAAGCTGAAACATGAACCCAGGCCCTCTCATTCTAGAGTCAATGCATTTAACCTCTAACTATACTGTAAGTTGAAGTGGCAAAAGTACAacatatcatttcattttttacaataaTGACAGGAAGAATTTCTGTTTAGTTTGAGTCAAGGAAACAATCTTTCTGAGGACTTTAAACACAAGCTGTATCTTGAAGGATAACTGAATCCTCTCCAGGTAAGAAAGAGGACGGAACAGAGAAAAACATtgtaaacaaaaacacaaagataTGACGAAAACTACTGTTTGAATAAAAGTGAGAATTTTAATGAACAGTATAAAGAGTATACATGATATATAAGAAGGATAAGAGAAACAGTAGAAAAGGTAATTCATAAAGCTCTGCTTTGCCATCCTGGAGCTTCCATGGGTCTGACACAATTACTCGCTTGTTTTAAATTGATAGGAGGATAACTATGGTCTCAATGTAGAGAATGTACTGAACATAGTAATCAAAAGTTAGTTCCTTGAAGATATCAGTGGAAACTGTTGAAATGTTATAATAGAAATGATAAAAGCTTAAACAATGGCATTTAATAGAGTCAAGGAGGAATGGAGAACTTAGATGTTAACCTCTATGAAGCTCTGAGACTAAAGAGATGGCAAatagtgagaaaagaaaaaaagtacaaataatacTTTAGGAGTAGTAAATCACACAGAGAAACCAGGTCAAGGAAGTTCAGCATGTAACTCTAAGTACCtctgttaccaaaccaaactcTAGTCCGCTTACACACAagcagtaaagccaatctacagacaccaggttgtggtgaagAAAGCACTTATTGTAGGGCACCAAACAGGAGTCTGGGATAGTTAACGTCCAAAACTCCCCAGTGGTTTCtgcagaccatttttaaaggcaaggtgagggagAGGAGCTGCAGGGATTTTGGTTAGCTCATGAGCAATTCTCTAATTAcctgatggtgaggtaacagggcagtGGCACAAGGGTTAACATTATCAGTCCTCAGGCTCTGGTAGGTCTGGAGGCTAATGCCTGTGGTCgtcaagtagttaatttcttccatttggtgggggtTTTAACATCAGCAAAGCAACTCAGTAAATGTGCATTAGATACTGTTATCTAGGTACTTCTGAGAGGATCTAAAGTAGAGGATATGGGGGAAGGGTCTACCCCAGAAGGCCCCACAAGGTACTGCTCAGTTACACCTCTAgagtaatttccatttttttttgtaaGCCAAGAAGTGAAGGAATGAAAAGtaacaaatatttgattttttccagtaaaatatttatattccttttaataatttcattttcaatgtCAGCAGTAGCATAATCACTACAAATTTAAATTGAGTTATTTGTAATAATAGACTTCGTCTCTGAACAAGGACTTGTTACATATAAATACCAGCATACCTGAATCTAGCTCAGTGGGCTGCCAATGCCCTGGGCAAACTCCCAAGTATGTAACATCAAACATAAAGCGATTTTGTTTTCAGGATAAAGGTTTAGAAATCCCATGTTGGTTCAGGTAACAAAATAATTGCAGACACATGTTACTCTTGGTGGAGAGAGAATACTCTATGAGCAATACAATGCTTACAGATCTGTGGACTTGATTATTTATAGCAATGTTGAACTTTTCCACATTTCTACTTGACAGCTTGTCCAGTTTGTCAGTTTGTAGGAATAAAACACAATTGTTGTATTCAGAGGACATCAACCCTGATATATTGCCTCTTCTATGGATATTTacagtcattggaaaagactgatgctgggagggattgggggcaggaggagaaggggacaacagaggatgagatggccagatggcattactgactcaatggaagtgagtctgagtgaacttcaggagttggtgatggacagggaggcctggcatgctgcgattcatggggttgcgaagagttggacacgactgagcaactgaactgaactgaactgatactttatgTGGAATCCTCTGAGGTTTTAatggatttccttccttttaaaatcattCCCTATTTGAAAATAAACTGCTACCCCAGTTAACACCATAAACGATCACTAgcaacataaaaagaaaagagccCCTTTAAGTTATCAGGTTGTAAGTAAGCTCCCAAAAATTCAAAGGCACACAGAATATATTAAGTGTGCTAGTTTAATTAGAATTGAGAAATTTCTATCATGTATGGTCATTCTTCCCCATTAAAATCTGATAAGATGTCTGATACCAGTGGAAAAGGCATCATGTCAGTTATGAAAAAGGGATAAATCATTTATATTCTTCTCTCCTTATTCTTACACCATCTGTGCAAACAATTTCAGTATAATCGAGCAACCTTTACTCTTAGAGAACTAAGAACACGGTCTTGAATTTTCTTGGTCCTTATACCATAAACAATGGGGTTAAGAAAAGGTGGTACCAGAAGGTATATATTGGCAATGAAGATATGAATATGGGGGGCCACACTGTGGCCAAAACGGTGAGTGAGGAAGGTAAAGACAGCTGTGGAGTAGAAAACGAGAATGACACAGACATGGGAGCCACAAGTACCTAGGGCTTTAAGACTTGCTTCCCGCGATGGAAGATGAAAGACTGCACGAAGGATTAGGACATAAGACACAGCAATGAATAACCCATCACAGGAACCAATGACAGAGGCCACACTGAGGCTGTAACGCTTGGTGGGCCCTGTGTCCACACACGCCAGCTTCACCACAGCCATGAACTCACAGTAGGTGTGGGCAATGATTCGAGTCCTGCAGTAGGGCAGCTGTCTGAGCAGgacaggatgtggggaaaagaagACCACTCCCCGCAGTACCACAGAAGCTCCCATTTTAGCGATGCGAGTGTGGGTGAGAATGGTGGTGTGGCGCAGTGGATGGCAAATGGCCACATAACGGTCAATGGCCATGGACAAAAAGAAGCCTGATTCCATAGCAGTAAAACTATGAATGAAGAACATTTGGGTCAGGCAGGCATCAAAGGCAATGTCCTGGGCTCCAAGCCAGAAGAGACAGAGCATGCGAGGCAGTGTAGACGTGGAGAGGACCAGGTCAGTGACTGAGAGCAtgcacagaaagagaaacataggCTCGTGGAGGCTTCGCTCTGTCCTCACCACGGCCAGAATGGTCATGTtccccaccaccgccaccacATACATGGAGCAGAAGGGAATCCCAATCCAGACATGCAGGTGCTCTAGTCCTGGGATGCCCATCAGCAAGAAAGTGTCTGCAGATGTTTGGGATTTATTGGCTGGTCCCATTGCTCTGCTGCTTTCTGTCTCTTGCTGATAGAATCCTCCTTTTTATGCAAAAAGCTTTGTGCCAAGATCATCACAACCAAATCTGGCAACAAACGAAAAACAAGCCTGGAAGATCCCAAAGCATCACATTAGAAAACATCCAAGGTTACACTTCAGGGTGAAAAAATTTAGTAACActaattactaaaataaaaaccTTGCAACCAGACACAAAATACTAACCCTAAATCAAGTCATGAATCTCACACatttaagaacaaaacaaactcTAAATCTGTTAACAATCTAAGTATAGTAAAATTCAATACTACTTTTTAAATTCACAATTTGGTTTCAACTTAAGTCAAATTATCTTTTGATAAACAATATCAGGCTTTATAAATGGAAAGGATCTAAGATCTCATCTAACCcaattttcttcttaatatcattcTGAGATATAATATTCTAGGACATGTCTGAAGTACTTTCTGAGAGTACATACGCTCAGGTATGATTACTCATTTCCTAGTCATTACACATGTTCCTAGTACTGTTACAGAACGTATCCTCAGGAGGTGTGAAACAGTACTGCCTTTTCCATGGAGCTCTACAGATTTATCTATCTTGTGCATAAAAGTCTTCACAAAATGTGAGCTTTAACAGTCATACCTTTATTAAGTTCTCTCCTTTTCAGTGAAATAGTCCTAATTGACATACctgcttattttaactttaattttcaaaaatcttaACTTTCTACCTTAATTCTTctcttcagtccagttcagttcagttcagttgctcagtcgtgtctgactctttgtgaccccatgaattgcagcacgccaggcctccctgtccatcaccaactcccggagttcactcaaactcatggccatcgagttggtaatgccatccagccatctcatcctctgtcatccccttctactcctgcccccaatccctcctagcatcagagtattttccaatgagtgaactcttcgcatgaggtggccaaagtactggagtttcagcttcagcatcattccttccaaagaacatccaggactgatctcctttaggatggactggttggatgtccttgcagtccaagggactctcaagagtcttttccaacaccacagttcaaaagcatcaattcttcggcactcagctttcttcacagtacatcCCCCAATATGCCTTGTTTCTTACTTTGATCACTTCTGTCTGAACATACAGATCATTACAAAGATCCATGTACTTGGTACCAGTTTTGATTCATACATTATTAGCATGATTTCAGTTACTATCATTGTTTAAATGAAGTAAGGAAAGAAAGTAAGACTTAGTCATcctaacatgaaaaaaatatatatatatattttcctggaATCTTTGTATATCTTCATTTGTAGCTGGAAAAACAATGTGAACTAAatatcatttttcaaattttatcaatTAAAACATAGTACCCCAGAGTGTTATGGATAATGCAATGGCCTCACCGAAAGAATGGCTGAGACATCAGAGTGCTAACATAACTG belongs to Bos indicus x Bos taurus breed Angus x Brahman F1 hybrid chromosome 15, Bos_hybrid_MaternalHap_v2.0, whole genome shotgun sequence and includes:
- the LOC113904925 gene encoding olfactory receptor 52M1-like — protein: MGPANKSQTSADTFLLMGIPGLEHLHVWIGIPFCSMYVVAVVGNMTILAVVRTERSLHEPMFLFLCMLSVTDLVLSTSTLPRMLCLFWLGAQDIAFDACLTQMFFIHSFTAMESGFFLSMAIDRYVAICHPLRHTTILTHTRIAKMGASVVLRGVVFFSPHPVLLRQLPYCRTRIIAHTYCEFMAVVKLACVDTGPTKRYSLSVASVIGSCDGLFIAVSYVLILRAVFHLPSREASLKALGTCGSHVCVILVFYSTAVFTFLTHRFGHSVAPHIHIFIANIYLLVPPFLNPIVYGIRTKKIQDRVLSSLRVKVARLY